GAAGTAAGCAATCAGCGCTTGCTCGAAGCTGCCGATCTTGGCGATTTCAACGTCGGTCAGGAACCCACGCTCAGCGGCATACAGCGACAGCGACATGTCGGCGATCGACATTGGCGCGTATTGCTTCTGCTTCATCAGCTCGGTAACGCGCTGACCATGCTCAAGTTGCTTACGGGTCGCTTCGTCCAGGTCAGAAGCGAACTGGGCGAATGCCGCCAGTTCACGGTACTGAGCCAGAGCGGTACGGATACCACCGGACAGCTTCTTGATGATCTTGGTCTGAGCGGCACCACCCACACGGGATACCGAAACACCGGCGTTCACAGCAGGACGGATGCCCGAGTTGAACATGGCCGATTCCAGGAAGATCTGACCGTCGGTGATGGAAATCACGTTGGTCGGAACGAACGCGGAAACGTCGCCAGCCTGGGTTTCGATGATCGGCAGTGCGGTCAGGGAACCGGTTTTGCCGGTCACTGCGCCGTTGGTGAACTTCTCTACGTATTCTTCCGAAACGCGGGATGCGCGCTCCAGCAGACGGGAGTGGAGATAGAACACGTCGCCTGGGTAAGCTTCACGGCCTGGTGGACGGCGCAGCAGCAGGGAAATCTGGCGGTAAGCCACTGCTTGCTTGGACAGATCGTCATAAACGATCAGCGCGTCTTCACCGCGATCGCGGAAGTATTCGCCCATGGTGCAACCGGAGTACGGTGCCAGGAATTGCAGTGCTGCAGATTCCGAAGCGCTCGCTGCAACGATGATGGTGTTAGCCAGTGCACCGTTTTCTTCCAGCTTGCGAACTACGTTGGCGATGGTCGATTGCTTCTGACCGATAGCTACGTAGACGCAGAAAATGCCGCTGTCTTTCTGGTTGATGATCGCGTCGATCGCCAGAGCGGTTTTACCGATCTGACGATCACCGATGATCAGCTCACGCTGGCCACGGCCGACAGGGATCATCGCATCGACAGCCTTGTAGCCAGTCTGTACAGGCTGGTCTACCGACTTACGCCAGATCACGCCTGGAGCAACTTTCTCGACCGCGTCGGTCTCGGTGTTGTTCAGCGGACCTTTGCCGTCAACTGGGTTACCCAGTGCGTCGACTACGCGACCCAGCAGTTCCTTACCAACCGGAACTTCGAGGATGCGGCCGGTGCACTTGGCGCTCATGCCTTCAGCCAGAGTCTGGTATGCGCCCAATACAACGGCACCTACAGAGTCTTGCTCCAGGTTGAGAGCCATACCGAAGACGCCGCCCGGAAACTCGATCATCTCGCCGTACATAACGTCGGCCAGACCGTGAATCCGCACGATACCGTCAGATACGCTGACGACAGTGCCTTCGTTACGGGCTTGGGAGGTCACATCGAGCTTGTCGATGCGGCCCTTGATAATTTCACTTATTTCGGAAGGATTGAGTTGCTGCATTGCTCTGCTGCCCCTTCAAACTCAAGATTTCAATGCTTCGGCAAGTTTCGCGATTTTGCCGCGAATCGAGCCATCGATAACCAGGTCGCCGGCGCGGATGACAACACCACCAATAAGGGATGAGTCTTCCTCGACTTGCAGGCGCACTTCCCGGTTGAGTCGTGCACTGAGAACCTTGGCGAGTTTGTCTTGCTGTTCTTGGTTCAATGCAAAAGCACTGGTCACTTCAACGTCTACCGACTTCTCTTGTTCGGCCTTGTACAGGTCAAACAGAGCGGCGATCTCCGGCAGAAGCGGGAGACGGTCGTTTTCGGCAACGACGTGAATGAAGTTCTGTGCCTTGGCATCAAACTTGTCGCCGCACACGTCAATGAACGTGGCGGCCTTTTCTGCGCTCGTCAGTCGCGGGGCCTTGAGCACGCGCTGCATGGTGTCGTCTTGCGACACCGCTGCTGCCAGGCCGAGCATGGCTGACCAATTGGCCAGTTGCTGGTGGGCCTGAGCGTGCTCGAAGGCCGCCTTAGCGTAAGGTCGGGCCAACGTGGTCAGTTCTGCCATGATCGCCCTCGCTTAGATTTCAGCAGCCAGTTGGTTAACCAGCTCTGCGTGCGCGTTTTGATCGATTGCTTTGCCCAGGATCTTCGCAGCACCGCCAACGGCCAGGCTACCCACTTGGGCGCGCAGCGCGTCTTTGACGCTGTTCAGTTCCTGTTCGATCTCGGCCTGAGCCTGAGCCTTCACACGGTCAGCTTCGACGCGAGCCTGTTCACGGGCTTCGTCGACAATCTGGGTACCGCGTTTCTTGGCTTGCTCGATGATTTCAGCTGCCTGAGCTTTCGCTTCGCGCAGTTGCTGACCCGCTTTCTCTTGGGCCAACTCCAGGTCGCGAGCTGCTCGGCTGGCAGCGTCCAGACCATCAGCGATCTTCTTTTGACGTTCGTGCAGAGCCGTGATGACCGGAGGCCAGACGAACTTCATGCAGAACAGTACAAAAATCAGGAACGCAACGGACTGGCCAATCAGGGTCGCATTAATGTTCACGCCAACACCTCGCAGTTACGTTGTCCATCACACCAAATTACCCGGAAGATCCGAGTAATTAGCCAGCGATTTGACCAACGAACGGGTTCGCAAAGGTGAAGAACAGAGCGATACCAACACCGATCATGGTTACGGCGTCGAGCAGACCGGCAACGATGAACATTTTAACTTGCAGCATTGGAACCATTTCTGGCTGACGCGCTGCGCCTTCCAGGAACTTGCCGCCCAGCAGGCCGAAACCAATTGCGGTACCCAGTGCGCCCAGGCCGATCAACAGTGCAACAGCGATAGCGGTTAGACCAACTACAGTTTCCATCTTTCCTCCCGACTTTTACGTCGTATGGTTTAGGTTTTTTAGATTTTAAAGCGGTAAAACAAATCGTTTCATAGCCCGTTTAGGGCACCCACCCGTTTGACCGGGTGGGACATCAGACCAGTCGAGACTGGTCTTAATGGTTTTCTTCGTGCGCCATCGACAGGTAGACGATGGTCAGCATCATGAAGATAAATGCCTGCAGGGTGATGATCAGGATGTGGAACACAGCCCACGCCCACTGCAGAACTACGCCCAGGCCGCTCAGCCAGAGCAGACCGCTGCCGAACATCACAGCGATCAGAATGAACACCAGCTCACCGGCATACATGTTGCCGAACAGACGCAGAGCCAGGGAGATCGGCTTGGCGATCAGGGTCACGAATTCCAGCAGGAAGTTCACCGGAATCAGCAGCGCCTGAACAAAGATGTTCTTGCTGCCGAACGGGTGCAGGGTCAGCTCGCCGATGAAGCCGCCGAGGCCCTTGATCTTGATGCTGTAGAAAATGATCAGCGCAAACACCGTGAAGGCCATGGCCAAGGTAGCGTTCGGGTCGGTGGTCGACACGGCGCGGAACGGGATGTGGTGGTCGCCGGAGATCAGGATGGCCAGCTGAGGAATCCAGTCAACCGGTACCAGGTCGATGGCGTTCATCAGGAAGACCCAGACGAAGATGGTCAGTGCCAGCGGTGCAACCACTGGACTACGGCCATGGAAGCTGTCTTTCACGCTGCCATCGACGAATTCGACCAATACTTCAACGAAGTTCTGCAAAGCACCAGGTACACCTGTAGTCGCCTTCTTTGCCGCCATGCGGAAAAGAAGAACGAAGATCAGACCCAACGCGACCGACCAGCCGAGGGTATCGACGTGGAAAGCCCAGAAGCCCATTTCCTTGGCTTCTGCTGCGGAGTGGGCAAAGCCCCAGCCGCCGTTGGGTAGCTGACCGAAGGTCAGGTTCTGCAAGTGGTGCTGGATATAGCCCGAAGCGGTTGTTTCTGCCATGGTTGCCTCAAACGCCCTAAGGTCTCGAAAGTCTTGTTCTCATAAGCAGGGGAGCGAACCAGCTGACCAGTTGGGTCAGCACGAAGACGCCGAATACTGCTAACGGCGCCAATGGCTTCACACCTGCAAACGTCAATGCAAACAGCACTGCCGTCAAAATCAGTTTGCCCGCCTCGCCGGCATAAAAAGACCGGACGATAGCTTGAGCTGCTCGGGCGCCGGAAAACCGAAATGCCCTGTGAGCGAAATAAATATTGGGAAGCAAGGCTATCAGGCCTCCGCAAAGTCCTGAGTACCCGGCAACGACTCCATACCATCGCCAGAGCGCCAAAGCGGCAATCAGCAAAACGACGAATTGAGCCATTAACACCGGAAAAACAGCCAATCGATGGAAAGGCAAGCGGTCTGGCGTGCGGTTTTCCATCACTTTTGCTCCCCAATGGTCGGCTGCCGAAATTCAATAACTTGGCATAATTTGTGCCGACAAAATGCGCGCAGAGTATAGGGGCGGTTCTGCCCCTATTCAACTGTCAGGTAGTGATTTCCGACTTCACGCTACAAGAGGAATTGTTTCAGCGGATGTGTGCGAGCACACCTTGAAGTTCATCAAGAGAGTTGTAGCCGATCACCAACTGCCCCTTACCCTTCTTTCCGTGGCGGATCTGCACCGCAGAGCCTAGGCGCTCGGCCAGGCGCTGCTCGAGCCGGGCGATATCCGGGTCCGGTTTTGCCGGTTCCACAGGCTCCGGTTTGCCACTCAACCACTGGCGAACCAGTGCTTCAGTCTGGCGCACAGTCAGCCCCCGTGCGACAACATGTCGCGCCCCTTCAACCTGTTGGTTTTCCGGTAAACCCAGCAAGGCACGGGCATGACCCATTTCCAGGTCGCCGTGAGACAGCATGGTCTTGATGACTTCCGGCAACGAAATCAGGCGCAATAGGTTGGCCACGGTAACGCGGGACTTACCCACAGCCTCGGCCACTTGTTGCTGAGTCAGCTGGAATTCCTGCTGCAAACGCTGCAAGGCCACCGCTTCTTCGATCGGATTGAGGTCTTCGCGCTGGATATTCTCGATCAACGCCATGGCGATGGCGGTTTCATCCGGCACATCGCGGACCATCGCCGGGATGGTTTCCTGGCCAGCCTGCTGGCTGGCGCGCCAGCGGCGTTCGCCGGCGATGATTTCGAAGCGACCGCTGCCAATCGGGCGAACCACGATCGGCTGCATCACGCCCTGAGCCTTGATCGACTGCGCCAGCTCTTCCAGCGCCTGAGGATCCATGTCGCGACGCGGCTGGTACTTGCCACGCTGGATCAGGTCCAGGGGCAGGTGCTGTAGCTCACGCTGGTCGGCTTGCACCGCTTGTTCTTCCAGCGAGCTGACAGTCGGACCACTCAGCAGTGCATCCAGTCCACGTCCGAGACCTCGTTTCTTGACGGCCATGGGGATTCCTTAAGTTGCCTGGGCAGCGGCGGTGCGTGAATTTTTGCGTTGACGGCGAACCATCTCACCGGCCAATGCCAGATAGGCAATCGCGCCGCGCGATGATTTATCGTACGCCAGCGCCGGCATGCCATAGCTTGGCGCTTCGGCCAGACGGATGTTGCGCGGAATCACGGTGTCGTAGAGCTGATCGCCAAAGTGTTCCTTGAGCTGCGCCGAGACGTCGTTCATCAGGCTCAGGCGCGGGTCATACATGGTCCGCAACAGGCCTTCGACTTTCAGGTTCGGGTTCAGCAGTTCGGCAATGCGCTTGATGTTATCCACAAGGTCGCTCAACCCTTCGAGCGCGAAGTACTCGCACTGCATGGGGATAATGACCCCGTCGGCGGCAACCAGCGCATTGAGCGTGAGCATCGACAGCGATGGCGGGCAGTCGATCAAAATGTAATCGTAGTTTTCACGGATCGGCGCCAACGCGCTGCGCAGGCGGCTTTCCTTCATCTGCATTTCCAGCAGAACGACTTCGGCCGCGGTCAGATCGCGGTTTGCCGGCAACAACTGGTAACCACCGTGTTCGGAATAGTGCATGGCCTGGGCCAGATCACATTCGCCGATCAACAGATCGTAGACCGAGTTTTCCAGACCGTGTTTATCCACACCGCTACCCATGGTGGCGTTGCCCTGTGGATCAAGATCGATCAACAGCACCCGACGCTTGGTAGCGACCAGGGAAGCTGCGAGGTTGATGCAGGTGGTGGTCTTGCCCACACCACCCTTTTGGTTCGCTATCGCGAATACCTTAGCCATTCTTGCTTGTGTTCCCAATCATGCCGTGCGGCGCAGTATCAGCAGATGGCGTTGGCCTTGGCAACCGGGTACGGCCAGGGCGTGTTCGCTATCGAGGTGGAAGTCTGCCGGCAATGCTACCAGCTCATCGGCGGGATGAACGCCCTTCATTGCCAGCCAGCGTGTGTCGGCGTCGCCCAAATGGCGAGTCCAGTTGCTGAAGTTTTCCATGCTGCTGAACGCCCGGGAAATGATCCCGTTGAATGGCAGTTCAGGCTGGAAGGCTTCGACGCGACTGTGGATAACTTGCAGGTTATCCAGTTTGAGTTCGAGTTTGACCTGGGTCAGGAAGCGGGTTTTCTTGCCGTTGCTGTCCAGACAGGTCACCTGGGACTCAGGAAACAGGATCGCCAACGGAATACCCGGCATGCCTCCGCCGCTGCCAACGTCCAGCCAGCGACCATTTTCGACGAACGACATCACGCTCAAGCTATCGAGCAGGTGACGGGAGACCATTTCGTCCGGATCACGCACGGCGGTCAGGTTGTAAGCCTTGTTCCATTTGATCAACAAAGCCAGATAACCCAGCAGCTGAGCGTGCTGGGTTTCCGTCAGTGTGACACCGAGCTGGCGAGCACCTGTGGATAACTCTTCTGCATGTTGCGAGGTAACCAACGAACTCAAGCGCTTTGC
The Pseudomonas sp. GR 6-02 genome window above contains:
- the atpA gene encoding F0F1 ATP synthase subunit alpha, with the protein product MQQLNPSEISEIIKGRIDKLDVTSQARNEGTVVSVSDGIVRIHGLADVMYGEMIEFPGGVFGMALNLEQDSVGAVVLGAYQTLAEGMSAKCTGRILEVPVGKELLGRVVDALGNPVDGKGPLNNTETDAVEKVAPGVIWRKSVDQPVQTGYKAVDAMIPVGRGQRELIIGDRQIGKTALAIDAIINQKDSGIFCVYVAIGQKQSTIANVVRKLEENGALANTIIVAASASESAALQFLAPYSGCTMGEYFRDRGEDALIVYDDLSKQAVAYRQISLLLRRPPGREAYPGDVFYLHSRLLERASRVSEEYVEKFTNGAVTGKTGSLTALPIIETQAGDVSAFVPTNVISITDGQIFLESAMFNSGIRPAVNAGVSVSRVGGAAQTKIIKKLSGGIRTALAQYRELAAFAQFASDLDEATRKQLEHGQRVTELMKQKQYAPMSIADMSLSLYAAERGFLTDVEIAKIGSFEQALIAYFNRDHADLMAKINVKGDFNDEIDGGLKAGIEKFKATQTW
- a CDS encoding F0F1 ATP synthase subunit delta: MAELTTLARPYAKAAFEHAQAHQQLANWSAMLGLAAAVSQDDTMQRVLKAPRLTSAEKAATFIDVCGDKFDAKAQNFIHVVAENDRLPLLPEIAALFDLYKAEQEKSVDVEVTSAFALNQEQQDKLAKVLSARLNREVRLQVEEDSSLIGGVVIRAGDLVIDGSIRGKIAKLAEALKS
- a CDS encoding F0F1 ATP synthase subunit B, which gives rise to MNINATLIGQSVAFLIFVLFCMKFVWPPVITALHERQKKIADGLDAASRAARDLELAQEKAGQQLREAKAQAAEIIEQAKKRGTQIVDEAREQARVEADRVKAQAQAEIEQELNSVKDALRAQVGSLAVGGAAKILGKAIDQNAHAELVNQLAAEI
- the atpE gene encoding F0F1 ATP synthase subunit C, whose amino-acid sequence is METVVGLTAIAVALLIGLGALGTAIGFGLLGGKFLEGAARQPEMVPMLQVKMFIVAGLLDAVTMIGVGIALFFTFANPFVGQIAG
- the atpB gene encoding F0F1 ATP synthase subunit A — protein: MAETTASGYIQHHLQNLTFGQLPNGGWGFAHSAAEAKEMGFWAFHVDTLGWSVALGLIFVLLFRMAAKKATTGVPGALQNFVEVLVEFVDGSVKDSFHGRSPVVAPLALTIFVWVFLMNAIDLVPVDWIPQLAILISGDHHIPFRAVSTTDPNATLAMAFTVFALIIFYSIKIKGLGGFIGELTLHPFGSKNIFVQALLIPVNFLLEFVTLIAKPISLALRLFGNMYAGELVFILIAVMFGSGLLWLSGLGVVLQWAWAVFHILIITLQAFIFMMLTIVYLSMAHEENH
- a CDS encoding F0F1 ATP synthase subunit I codes for the protein MENRTPDRLPFHRLAVFPVLMAQFVVLLIAALALWRWYGVVAGYSGLCGGLIALLPNIYFAHRAFRFSGARAAQAIVRSFYAGEAGKLILTAVLFALTFAGVKPLAPLAVFGVFVLTQLVSWFAPLLMRTRLSRP
- a CDS encoding ParB/RepB/Spo0J family partition protein; the protein is MAVKKRGLGRGLDALLSGPTVSSLEEQAVQADQRELQHLPLDLIQRGKYQPRRDMDPQALEELAQSIKAQGVMQPIVVRPIGSGRFEIIAGERRWRASQQAGQETIPAMVRDVPDETAIAMALIENIQREDLNPIEEAVALQRLQQEFQLTQQQVAEAVGKSRVTVANLLRLISLPEVIKTMLSHGDLEMGHARALLGLPENQQVEGARHVVARGLTVRQTEALVRQWLSGKPEPVEPAKPDPDIARLEQRLAERLGSAVQIRHGKKGKGQLVIGYNSLDELQGVLAHIR
- a CDS encoding ParA family protein produces the protein MAKVFAIANQKGGVGKTTTCINLAASLVATKRRVLLIDLDPQGNATMGSGVDKHGLENSVYDLLIGECDLAQAMHYSEHGGYQLLPANRDLTAAEVVLLEMQMKESRLRSALAPIRENYDYILIDCPPSLSMLTLNALVAADGVIIPMQCEYFALEGLSDLVDNIKRIAELLNPNLKVEGLLRTMYDPRLSLMNDVSAQLKEHFGDQLYDTVIPRNIRLAEAPSYGMPALAYDKSSRGAIAYLALAGEMVRRQRKNSRTAAAQAT
- the rsmG gene encoding 16S rRNA (guanine(527)-N(7))-methyltransferase RsmG; this translates as MSSLVTSQHAEELSTGARQLGVTLTETQHAQLLGYLALLIKWNKAYNLTAVRDPDEMVSRHLLDSLSVMSFVENGRWLDVGSGGGMPGIPLAILFPESQVTCLDSNGKKTRFLTQVKLELKLDNLQVIHSRVEAFQPELPFNGIISRAFSSMENFSNWTRHLGDADTRWLAMKGVHPADELVALPADFHLDSEHALAVPGCQGQRHLLILRRTA